In Acidovorax sp. 106, the following proteins share a genomic window:
- a CDS encoding TonB-dependent receptor, which translates to MRSSPRHRLLNAALAAAFGTTFLSWSSLASAQPSAQASEPTFNISVPAQPLAAALNELSRQTGAQVLTSGDLVSKIAASAVSGRLTLQQALDRMLSGSGLSAAREGSAVVIRAPAASAADKTLPQVQVTATREVDLTTELQQEGKAADGYRAKTISSVGALGSMGLQDTPFSMSVVPLELVQNIQAQSPDDIYKLNASTRTTTPQITSWSPSVNIRGFDGYNTAEDGLRRPYNHAAVIEDKERVEILNGLSGFLFGAAQPGGMVNFVYKRPTIERLNSVTVGNYGGSQAYVHADLGGRIDEAGRAGYRLNLVKQDGSTAIDDQKINRQLVSAAADWQLTDQLLLELNGVYNQYKTTGTSAYWFFDGVKHGSAPDAKRLWGQPWVSDKFENTKLMGKLTYQVNDALTLRGAYARDFLDRTGDHTVNLVSTPASFEQIRTRAGLTKDVYDAGSAMADISVKTGSVAHKITVGYTMYSDKYYDSPSQFSTGPQGPYSFTAPTYVQEPNFPPAVGDPKYGGRDLNKNHLIGDQITFNDQWSVLLGVSRSNIQSGTYNKSRNSPSVSLLFKPMPWLSTYASYIEGLEMGGTAPDTASNARQVQSPMVSRQKEIGVKATVGKLLLTGAIFDIEKAYEFTNSNNVYTQDGRQKHTGIEFNASGKLFDKLTVVSGITALNPKVKGSDLDGKSPINVAKVVTKVYAEYALPVPGLSLAGGLYYTGKQWADSANTDRLPAVTTADLSVRYATQVSGKPLTLRLSVNNVADKNYWLNSYYVGAPRSVAFSAQMQF; encoded by the coding sequence ATGCGTTCTTCGCCTCGCCACCGACTTCTGAATGCCGCGCTTGCTGCCGCATTTGGCACCACCTTCCTCAGCTGGAGCAGCCTTGCTTCAGCACAGCCCTCCGCACAGGCGAGCGAGCCGACCTTCAACATCAGCGTGCCGGCCCAGCCGCTCGCAGCGGCTTTGAACGAGCTTTCGCGCCAGACCGGCGCCCAGGTGCTGACATCGGGGGATCTGGTCTCCAAAATCGCTGCGTCGGCCGTTTCTGGGCGCCTGACCTTGCAACAGGCGCTGGACAGGATGCTGTCCGGCAGCGGACTATCGGCAGCACGAGAAGGCAGTGCAGTGGTCATTCGCGCACCTGCTGCGAGTGCCGCAGACAAGACACTGCCGCAGGTGCAAGTCACAGCCACGCGCGAGGTGGACTTGACGACGGAGTTGCAGCAGGAAGGCAAAGCCGCCGACGGTTACAGAGCCAAGACCATTTCGTCTGTCGGCGCCCTTGGCAGCATGGGCCTGCAGGACACGCCGTTCTCCATGAGCGTCGTGCCGCTCGAGCTGGTGCAGAACATCCAGGCGCAGTCGCCTGATGACATCTACAAGCTCAACGCCTCCACCCGCACCACCACACCACAGATCACGAGCTGGTCGCCTTCGGTCAACATCCGGGGTTTCGATGGCTACAACACTGCGGAAGACGGCCTGCGCCGTCCGTACAACCACGCGGCCGTGATCGAAGACAAGGAACGCGTCGAGATCCTGAATGGCCTCTCGGGCTTTCTCTTTGGCGCAGCACAGCCGGGGGGCATGGTCAACTTCGTCTACAAGCGCCCGACCATCGAACGGCTGAACAGCGTCACCGTCGGCAACTACGGCGGCAGCCAAGCCTATGTGCACGCTGACCTCGGCGGCCGAATCGACGAAGCCGGCCGGGCCGGCTACCGGCTCAACCTGGTCAAGCAAGACGGCAGCACCGCCATCGATGACCAGAAGATCAACCGGCAATTGGTCAGCGCCGCAGCCGACTGGCAACTGACCGATCAATTGCTGCTCGAACTCAATGGCGTCTACAACCAGTACAAGACCACCGGCACCTCCGCCTACTGGTTCTTCGATGGGGTGAAACACGGCAGCGCACCCGACGCCAAACGGCTTTGGGGCCAGCCGTGGGTCAGCGACAAATTCGAAAACACCAAACTCATGGGCAAGCTGACCTACCAGGTCAACGACGCTCTCACGCTGCGCGGTGCCTACGCGCGCGACTTTCTGGATCGCACAGGCGACCACACGGTGAACCTGGTGAGCACGCCCGCCAGCTTCGAGCAGATCCGCACCCGCGCCGGCCTCACCAAAGACGTCTACGACGCTGGCTCAGCGATGGCCGACATCAGCGTCAAGACGGGTTCGGTTGCCCACAAAATCACCGTCGGCTACACCATGTACTCCGACAAGTACTACGACTCTCCGAGCCAGTTCAGCACGGGGCCCCAAGGCCCGTACTCGTTCACCGCACCGACTTACGTGCAGGAGCCGAACTTTCCCCCCGCCGTGGGTGATCCAAAGTACGGGGGACGGGATCTCAACAAGAACCACCTGATCGGCGACCAGATCACTTTCAACGACCAGTGGTCGGTGCTGCTGGGCGTGAGCCGCAGCAACATCCAGAGCGGCACCTACAACAAGAGCCGCAATTCGCCTTCAGTTTCTCTGCTGTTCAAGCCCATGCCTTGGCTCAGCACCTATGCAAGCTACATCGAAGGCCTGGAAATGGGCGGCACCGCACCGGACACCGCGAGCAACGCCCGCCAAGTCCAGTCGCCAATGGTCAGCCGACAAAAGGAAATCGGCGTCAAGGCAACCGTTGGCAAGCTGCTGCTGACAGGTGCCATCTTCGACATCGAGAAGGCTTATGAATTCACGAACAGCAACAACGTCTACACGCAGGACGGCCGCCAGAAGCACACCGGCATCGAGTTCAACGCCTCGGGCAAGCTGTTCGACAAGTTGACGGTGGTCAGCGGCATCACGGCTCTCAACCCCAAGGTGAAGGGCTCCGATCTCGACGGAAAGAGCCCGATCAACGTGGCCAAGGTTGTCACCAAGGTGTATGCCGAATACGCGTTGCCCGTACCGGGCTTGAGTCTGGCTGGTGGCCTTTATTACACCGGCAAGCAATGGGCGGATTCTGCCAATACCGACCGCCTGCCCGCCGTGACCACCGCAGACCTGAGCGTGCGTTATGCCACCCAAGTGTCAGGCAAGCCGCTGACCCTGCGCCTGAGCGTCAACAACGTGGCCGACAAAAACTACTGGCTCAACAGCTACTACGTGGGCGCGCCGCGCAGCGTGGCGTTTTCTGCGCAAATGCAGTTCTGA
- a CDS encoding DUF4124 domain-containing protein yields MVQWKAAAMAAMVVWAVGVQAQPVYKWVDANGKTHYGSQPPASKDDVEPMKLQSTNGTTTGSGTGSGGSSGSNGAGGSKSASGKGATEYNADGTKKIPKDVQEFGEGLKKALGTVDKTEVPMNCSVAVSNIQYQADLMLEVGQKNVRDGYMSQATFDATAPKIREAKGKYSVGDCQIASGNKKSFYQCMSSSKNHVAGCDSQFKH; encoded by the coding sequence ATGGTGCAATGGAAGGCTGCGGCGATGGCCGCCATGGTGGTGTGGGCAGTGGGCGTGCAGGCGCAGCCGGTGTACAAGTGGGTGGATGCGAACGGCAAGACGCATTACGGCTCGCAGCCCCCGGCCAGCAAGGACGATGTGGAGCCCATGAAGCTGCAGAGCACCAATGGCACCACCACAGGCAGTGGCACGGGTTCGGGCGGCTCCAGCGGCTCGAACGGGGCGGGTGGCAGCAAGAGCGCATCTGGCAAGGGTGCGACCGAGTACAACGCCGACGGCACCAAGAAGATCCCCAAAGACGTTCAGGAGTTTGGCGAGGGCCTGAAAAAAGCCCTGGGCACGGTCGACAAGACGGAAGTGCCCATGAACTGCTCGGTGGCGGTGAGCAACATCCAGTACCAGGCCGATCTGATGCTGGAGGTGGGCCAGAAGAACGTGCGCGACGGTTACATGTCCCAGGCGACTTTCGACGCCACGGCCCCCAAGATCCGTGAGGCCAAGGGCAAGTACAGCGTGGGCGATTGCCAGATTGCCAGCGGCAACAAGAAGTCGTTCTACCAGTGCATGTCCAGCAGCAAAAACCACGTGGCGGGGTGCGATAGCCAGTTCAAACACTGA
- a CDS encoding glutathione S-transferase family protein, which translates to MLQLYIGNKNYSSWSMRPWVLLKQAGIAFDEVHVRFDSFEADSEFKRTMGPVSPTGKVPVLVHGDLVVWDTLAIAEYVAETWADKPLWPAHPKARARARSVCAEMHSGFTALRSHCPMNIEANLADTGALIWRDQPAVRADVARLVDMWSALLEEHGGPMLFGAFSVADAYFAPVCMRLHTYALPLPAAIAGYVQRVRELPGVQAWIADALAEKDFLDFEEPYRLQPAKG; encoded by the coding sequence ATGCTCCAGCTCTACATCGGCAACAAAAACTACTCCTCCTGGTCCATGCGCCCCTGGGTGCTGCTCAAGCAGGCTGGCATTGCGTTTGACGAAGTGCACGTGCGCTTTGACAGTTTCGAGGCCGACTCAGAGTTCAAGCGCACCATGGGCCCCGTGAGCCCCACCGGCAAGGTGCCCGTGCTGGTCCACGGCGACCTGGTGGTGTGGGACACCCTGGCCATTGCCGAGTACGTGGCCGAGACCTGGGCCGACAAACCACTCTGGCCCGCCCACCCCAAAGCCCGCGCACGCGCCCGCAGCGTCTGCGCCGAAATGCACAGCGGCTTTACGGCCCTGCGCAGCCACTGCCCCATGAACATTGAGGCGAACCTGGCCGACACCGGCGCGTTGATCTGGCGCGACCAGCCCGCCGTGCGCGCCGATGTGGCCCGCCTGGTGGACATGTGGAGCGCCCTGCTGGAAGAACACGGCGGCCCCATGCTGTTTGGTGCGTTCAGCGTGGCCGACGCCTACTTTGCCCCCGTGTGCATGCGCCTGCACACCTACGCCCTGCCCCTGCCCGCCGCCATCGCTGGCTACGTGCAGCGTGTGCGCGAACTGCCTGGCGTGCAAGCCTGGATCGCCGACGCCCTGGCCGAGAAGGATTTCCTCGACTTTGAAGAACCCTATCGCCTGCAACCTGCAAAAGGCTGA
- a CDS encoding NIPSNAP family protein: MAVTIYLRYVLNTSKLKEFEHYGKLWIPLVEKFGGQHHGYFMPSEGANNIALALFTFDSLAAYEVYRERSMQDADCQAAFRYAEETGCIVSYERSFFRPVFE; this comes from the coding sequence ATGGCCGTCACTATCTACCTGCGCTATGTGCTCAACACGAGCAAGCTCAAGGAGTTTGAGCACTATGGAAAACTGTGGATTCCGCTGGTTGAAAAGTTCGGCGGCCAGCACCACGGCTACTTCATGCCCAGCGAGGGCGCCAACAACATTGCGCTGGCGCTGTTCACGTTTGACAGCCTTGCGGCCTACGAGGTGTACCGCGAGCGGTCGATGCAAGACGCGGACTGCCAGGCGGCGTTTCGGTACGCTGAGGAAACCGGCTGTATCGTGAGCTATGAGCGGAGTTTTTTCAGGCCGGTGTTTGAGTGA
- a CDS encoding MBL fold metallo-hydrolase codes for MPAPSTAPLTASLPPGITVLERGWLSANNVVCLGLEGATVVDTGYCTHSDQTVALVQSALGAQPLQRILNTHLHSDHCGGNAALQVAWPGATTHIPPGQMAQVTQWDAYALSYTPTGQDCPRFKADAALQPGTTVRLAERDWQVHAAPGHDPHSVVLFEPQSATLISADALWENGFGVVFPELEGTAAFDAVAATLDVIERLGPRTVIPGHGPVFTDAPRAIAAARQRLQSFVAAPRKHALYAAKVLLKYKLLELQHTTVPALQQWAEGTPYFGMLHRAHFADQPQTAWLHSLVADLERSGAALRRGEALHNG; via the coding sequence ATGCCCGCACCCTCGACCGCCCCGTTGACCGCATCCCTGCCCCCAGGCATCACCGTGCTGGAGCGCGGCTGGCTCTCGGCCAACAACGTGGTGTGCCTGGGCCTCGAAGGGGCGACCGTGGTGGACACCGGCTACTGCACCCACAGCGACCAGACCGTGGCATTGGTGCAAAGCGCGCTGGGCGCGCAGCCGCTGCAGCGCATCCTCAACACCCACCTGCACAGCGACCACTGCGGCGGCAATGCCGCGCTGCAGGTGGCCTGGCCTGGTGCCACCACCCACATCCCTCCCGGCCAAATGGCACAGGTCACGCAATGGGACGCCTACGCCCTGAGCTACACCCCCACCGGCCAGGACTGCCCGCGCTTCAAAGCCGACGCGGCCTTGCAGCCCGGCACCACCGTGCGCCTGGCCGAGCGCGACTGGCAGGTGCACGCCGCGCCGGGACACGACCCGCATTCGGTGGTGCTGTTTGAGCCGCAAAGTGCCACGCTCATCTCGGCCGACGCGCTGTGGGAGAACGGCTTTGGCGTCGTCTTTCCAGAGCTGGAAGGCACCGCAGCCTTCGACGCAGTGGCCGCCACGCTGGATGTGATCGAGCGCCTGGGCCCGCGCACCGTCATCCCCGGCCACGGACCCGTGTTTACCGATGCGCCGCGCGCGATTGCCGCCGCGCGCCAGCGGCTGCAGAGCTTTGTGGCCGCACCGCGCAAGCACGCGCTGTATGCCGCCAAGGTGCTGCTCAAGTACAAACTGCTGGAGCTGCAGCACACCACCGTGCCCGCCCTGCAGCAGTGGGCCGAGGGCACGCCCTACTTCGGCATGCTGCACCGCGCCCACTTTGCCGACCAACCGCAAACCGCCTGGCTGCACAGCCTGGTGGCCGATCTGGAGCGCTCGGGCGCAGCATTGCGCCGGGGCGAGGCGCTGCACAACGGCTGA
- the rbsD gene encoding D-ribose pyranase → MKRTALLHAELSHAIASMGHGDMLVIGDVGLPIPNGPRRIDLALTPGIPAVADVLRVVLTELQVEKAVIATEAVERAKGLLPSWCQLPVAPATVSHEEFKHLTERARVVVRTGECTPYANVILVAGVTF, encoded by the coding sequence GTGAAACGCACCGCCTTGCTGCACGCCGAACTCTCCCACGCCATTGCCAGCATGGGCCATGGCGACATGCTGGTCATTGGCGATGTCGGCCTGCCCATCCCCAACGGCCCGCGCCGCATCGACCTGGCGCTGACCCCCGGCATCCCGGCCGTGGCCGATGTGCTGCGTGTGGTGCTGACCGAGCTGCAGGTGGAAAAAGCCGTGATCGCCACCGAAGCTGTGGAGCGCGCCAAGGGCCTGCTGCCAAGCTGGTGCCAGCTGCCCGTGGCCCCCGCTACCGTGAGCCACGAAGAATTCAAACACCTGACCGAGCGCGCCCGCGTGGTGGTGCGCACCGGCGAGTGCACACCGTATGCCAACGTGATCCTGGTGGCTGGCGTCACGTTCTGA
- a CDS encoding 5-formyltetrahydrofolate cyclo-ligase, with the protein MDKAALRRALIEERLNLPDRLQRSDLLQQVMRIWLVNRPDTVIGAYWPIKGEFDPLPALHRWKEDGELLDEPLRRRIGLPVVNKQHKTLTFHAWYPGCPMEEDAYGIPKPKDTEVIVPTLLFVPCVGYAPGGYRLGYGGGFYDRTLATLQPKPFTVGLGFTNGYLDDFEPEEFDLPLDAILNDNGVVWPV; encoded by the coding sequence ATGGACAAAGCAGCCCTTCGGCGCGCATTGATTGAAGAACGTCTCAACCTGCCCGATCGCCTACAGCGATCTGACCTGTTACAGCAGGTCATGCGCATCTGGCTGGTCAACCGACCCGACACGGTGATTGGTGCGTATTGGCCCATCAAGGGCGAGTTTGACCCCCTGCCCGCCCTGCATCGCTGGAAGGAAGACGGCGAGCTGCTGGACGAGCCCCTGCGCAGGCGCATCGGCCTGCCAGTGGTCAACAAACAGCACAAAACGCTCACCTTCCACGCCTGGTACCCCGGCTGCCCCATGGAAGAAGACGCCTACGGCATCCCCAAGCCCAAGGACACCGAAGTCATCGTGCCCACGCTGCTGTTCGTGCCCTGCGTGGGCTATGCGCCGGGCGGCTACCGCCTGGGCTACGGCGGCGGCTTTTATGACCGCACCCTGGCCACACTGCAGCCCAAGCCCTTCACGGTGGGCCTGGGCTTTACCAACGGCTACCTGGACGACTTCGAGCCCGAAGAGTTTGACCTGCCGCTCGATGCCATCCTGAACGACAACGGCGTGGTCTGGCCGGTTTAG
- a CDS encoding lytic transglycosylase domain-containing protein — MQLLRAILTPLVAAAVLATTVPLVQAQNRGDDALLEMGQAFRKGDRKKLEQLLPTVRGHALEPWAAYWELKLRLGEASPSEIQGFLQRYAGTYQEDRLRNDWLLLLGQRRDWAQFAEQHPSYRMSDDKEVRCYALLIDTIKGTAPATAADEVRRNWYAQRDNDDGCTHAAGELFGYKKLAAPDIWRKARLAVEANRIRAARSAVEIVSPESSAQVKELMDSATKYLHSRATARGKARQELVTLALIKLAQGDVDNAAAQLDSKWGVHLSPEERNWVWGVIGKQAAQRLSNDAMTYFGNVTKDADLNDDLLGWKVRAALRAGQWKVVRKAVEAMSDEARSDSTWVYWRAKAVLAEKPSEAERTEARQWLQGIASTRGFYEQLALEELGQRVAVPPAPAPLTAEEKAAARANPALNRALYAIMLGLRSEGVREWNYATNLHNPGGMAERDLLAAADFACQREVWDRCINTSERTKTVIDTTQRFPTPFRATVVERAQGIGLDPAYVYGLIRQESRFVMDARSHVGASGLMQVMPATARWTAKKIGLTNFTPDQISDRDTNITIGTAYLKLALDDFAGSMPMAAAAYNAGPGRPRNWRNGPVLDAAIWAENVPFAETRDYVKKVLANTTNYAAMLTGQPQSLRSRLGTVGPRDAAAPAVNADLP, encoded by the coding sequence ATGCAATTGCTCAGAGCGATTTTGACACCCCTTGTGGCCGCCGCCGTGCTGGCCACCACCGTGCCCCTTGTCCAGGCGCAAAACCGTGGCGACGATGCCCTGCTGGAGATGGGCCAAGCCTTTCGCAAAGGCGACCGCAAAAAGCTGGAACAGCTGCTGCCCACCGTGCGTGGCCACGCGCTGGAGCCCTGGGCCGCTTACTGGGAGCTGAAGCTGCGCCTGGGCGAGGCCAGCCCCTCCGAAATCCAGGGCTTTTTACAGCGCTACGCGGGTACGTACCAAGAAGACCGGCTGCGCAACGACTGGCTGCTGCTGCTGGGCCAGCGCCGCGACTGGGCTCAGTTTGCCGAGCAGCACCCCAGCTACCGCATGTCAGACGACAAGGAAGTGCGCTGCTACGCCCTGCTGATCGACACCATCAAGGGCACGGCCCCCGCCACGGCGGCCGATGAGGTGCGCCGCAACTGGTACGCCCAGCGCGACAACGACGACGGCTGCACCCACGCTGCGGGCGAGCTGTTTGGCTACAAAAAACTGGCTGCCCCCGACATTTGGCGCAAGGCACGCTTGGCGGTGGAGGCCAATCGCATCCGCGCCGCGCGCAGCGCCGTAGAGATCGTCTCGCCCGAATCCTCCGCCCAGGTCAAGGAGCTGATGGACTCGGCCACCAAGTACCTGCACAGCCGCGCCACCGCCCGTGGCAAGGCGCGCCAGGAGCTGGTGACCCTGGCCCTGATCAAGCTGGCACAGGGCGATGTAGACAACGCTGCCGCCCAACTGGACAGCAAATGGGGCGTGCACCTGTCGCCCGAAGAGCGCAACTGGGTGTGGGGCGTGATTGGCAAGCAGGCCGCGCAGCGCCTGTCGAATGACGCCATGACCTACTTTGGCAACGTGACCAAGGACGCAGATCTGAACGACGACCTGCTGGGCTGGAAGGTGCGCGCCGCCCTGCGCGCAGGCCAGTGGAAGGTGGTGCGCAAGGCCGTGGAGGCCATGAGCGACGAAGCCCGCAGCGACAGCACCTGGGTGTACTGGCGCGCCAAGGCCGTGCTGGCCGAAAAGCCCAGCGAGGCCGAACGCACCGAAGCCCGCCAGTGGCTGCAGGGCATTGCCAGCACCCGGGGCTTTTACGAGCAGCTGGCGCTGGAAGAACTGGGCCAGCGCGTGGCCGTGCCGCCCGCGCCCGCGCCCCTCACGGCTGAAGAAAAGGCCGCTGCCCGCGCCAACCCGGCGCTCAACCGCGCGCTCTACGCCATCATGCTGGGCCTGCGCAGCGAGGGTGTGCGCGAGTGGAACTACGCCACCAACCTGCACAACCCCGGCGGCATGGCCGAGCGTGATTTGCTGGCCGCCGCCGACTTTGCCTGCCAGCGCGAGGTGTGGGACCGCTGCATCAACACCAGCGAGCGCACCAAGACCGTGATCGACACCACGCAGCGCTTTCCCACCCCGTTTCGCGCCACCGTGGTGGAGCGCGCCCAGGGCATTGGCCTGGACCCCGCCTACGTGTACGGCCTGATCCGTCAGGAGAGCCGCTTTGTGATGGACGCCCGCTCGCACGTGGGCGCCTCGGGCCTGATGCAGGTGATGCCCGCGACGGCCCGCTGGACGGCCAAGAAGATCGGGCTGACCAACTTCACCCCAGACCAAATCTCTGACCGCGACACCAACATCACCATCGGCACCGCCTACCTCAAGCTGGCGCTGGACGACTTTGCGGGCTCCATGCCCATGGCCGCCGCCGCCTACAACGCAGGCCCCGGCCGTCCGCGCAACTGGCGCAACGGCCCGGTGCTTGACGCCGCCATCTGGGCTGAAAATGTGCCTTTTGCAGAAACGCGCGACTACGTGAAGAAGGTGCTGGCCAACACCACCAACTACGCGGCCATGCTCACCGGCCAGCCGCAGTCGCTGCGCAGCCGCTTGGGCACAGTGGGGCCGCGTGATGCGGCTGCTCCGGCAGTGAATGCCGATCTGCCGTGA
- a CDS encoding RNA polymerase sigma factor yields the protein MRDLVQELVAHYADLRRQLTRDLRDPHYAADIAQTSFERVFAQATKSLGVGRTGSTTDAAPEEAKRNGAIESPRALLFRVARNLCIDEARHRKVAQEWVGTHATIGTPLTAPSSEYILAQQRVLARVVETMEKLPPRRREVFLLFRAYGHTRAEIAQQLGITEMAVAKHLLRATIDCSRVFAELRAELIEPQHVQTRAGFNAALAEDFS from the coding sequence ATGCGTGACCTCGTTCAGGAACTTGTAGCTCACTATGCGGACTTGCGCCGGCAGCTCACTCGCGACCTGAGGGACCCGCACTACGCAGCCGACATCGCACAGACGAGCTTCGAGCGGGTGTTCGCACAGGCCACAAAGTCTCTTGGCGTAGGCCGTACCGGGTCCACCACCGATGCAGCACCGGAGGAGGCCAAGCGCAACGGTGCCATCGAATCGCCCCGAGCCCTGCTCTTTCGCGTGGCCCGCAACCTGTGCATCGACGAAGCACGCCACCGCAAGGTGGCGCAGGAATGGGTGGGCACGCACGCCACCATCGGCACACCCCTGACAGCGCCGTCCAGTGAGTACATCCTGGCCCAGCAGCGCGTGCTGGCGCGGGTGGTCGAGACCATGGAAAAGCTCCCGCCGCGACGGCGCGAAGTGTTCCTGCTGTTCCGAGCCTACGGCCACACGCGCGCGGAAATCGCACAGCAGTTAGGCATTACCGAGATGGCGGTGGCCAAGCACCTGTTGCGCGCTACCATCGATTGCTCAAGGGTGTTCGCCGAGCTGCGTGCAGAGCTGATCGAACCCCAGCACGTGCAGACCCGCGCAGGCTTCAACGCTGCGCTAGCCGAAGACTTCTCTTGA
- the rbsK gene encoding ribokinase, with protein sequence MTTPPSTPAPSSPSSPPCIAVLGSLNMDLVLQVQRAPGAGETVLAQGLHYVPGGKGGNQAVACARQGAQVHLLGRVGNDANGATLRAELERDGIDHSAVLTDPEAPTGLAAITVEASGQNRIVVVPGANARFTLDAPALQSLQALMAQASALVMQLESPMPQVLAAAQCAHSAGRRVVFNPSPIQPLPEALLPLVDVLVVNEVEAAALAGTAVATPAQAAQAAQALRAQGPQQVVVTLGAAGAVAADADGSRYHPGRKVQAVDTTAAGDTFLGALTVALAEGQSLDAAVREGIRASALCVTQAGAQPSIPTRAAVAQSPLPPDWSPL encoded by the coding sequence ATGACGACGCCTCCTTCAACCCCTGCCCCCTCATCGCCCTCATCGCCGCCTTGCATCGCCGTGCTGGGCAGCCTGAACATGGACCTGGTGCTGCAGGTGCAGCGCGCACCCGGCGCGGGCGAAACCGTACTGGCCCAGGGCCTGCACTATGTGCCCGGCGGCAAAGGTGGCAACCAGGCCGTGGCCTGCGCCCGCCAAGGCGCGCAAGTGCACCTGCTGGGCCGCGTGGGCAACGACGCCAACGGCGCCACGCTGCGCGCCGAACTGGAGCGCGATGGCATCGACCACAGCGCCGTGCTCACCGACCCTGAAGCCCCCACCGGACTGGCGGCCATCACGGTAGAAGCATCTGGCCAGAACCGCATCGTGGTGGTGCCCGGCGCCAACGCCCGCTTTACGCTCGATGCACCGGCCCTGCAGTCGCTGCAAGCACTGATGGCCCAAGCCAGCGCGCTGGTCATGCAGCTGGAAAGCCCCATGCCCCAAGTGCTAGCAGCCGCACAGTGCGCGCACAGCGCCGGGCGGCGCGTGGTGTTCAACCCCTCGCCCATCCAGCCCCTGCCCGAGGCACTGCTGCCCCTGGTCGACGTGCTGGTGGTCAACGAAGTGGAAGCCGCTGCGCTGGCGGGCACTGCGGTAGCAACCCCAGCCCAGGCAGCGCAGGCGGCCCAGGCGCTGCGTGCCCAGGGCCCGCAGCAAGTGGTGGTCACGCTGGGCGCCGCCGGTGCCGTGGCGGCCGATGCCGACGGCAGCCGCTACCACCCCGGCCGCAAGGTGCAGGCGGTGGACACCACTGCGGCGGGCGACACCTTTTTGGGTGCTCTCACCGTGGCGCTGGCCGAGGGCCAGTCGCTCGACGCGGCAGTGCGCGAAGGCATCCGCGCCTCGGCCCTGTGCGTGACGCAGGCAGGCGCCCAACCCTCCATCCCCACCCGCGCCGCCGTGGCGCAAAGCCCCCTGCCCCCTGACTGGAGCCCCCTGTGA
- a CDS encoding FecR family protein has product MAISAPRERLIERALALIVESELATNEAAQHARVALSQWRNTSPEHAAALLEARHRWDALGGMAGDLRAHFDTSAADRATAAAAPNPRPQRRKLLLSIAGLLGGGLVAGRGVQWYWQQPVFHAAYSTRIAQMLNVTLVDGIGDAPGSRLDIAPQSAIDATLYRQHRVVEMARGEVRFEIAHDAQRPFQVHTRSALIEVIGTVFTVRDRCGPITVGVEQGHVRIRVYPREGAAPSPREVIDLHRGELVEVKDGHPGAVQKTDTRTLSAWREGWLVFDNMPLGEALATVNSYRPRPIVSASERVDALRLSGRFRANDSAGLVAVLPTILPVTTVARPDGSVELQAR; this is encoded by the coding sequence ATGGCCATCAGCGCTCCGCGCGAACGCTTGATTGAGCGGGCGCTGGCGCTGATCGTCGAAAGCGAACTCGCCACCAACGAAGCCGCGCAACACGCCCGTGTGGCCTTGAGCCAGTGGCGCAACACATCGCCCGAGCACGCAGCGGCGCTCTTGGAGGCTCGCCATCGCTGGGATGCACTCGGCGGCATGGCAGGGGATCTGCGCGCGCACTTCGACACGTCTGCAGCCGACAGGGCCACAGCAGCGGCAGCGCCTAACCCCAGGCCGCAGCGCCGCAAACTGCTGCTTTCCATCGCAGGGCTGTTAGGCGGTGGCCTCGTCGCGGGCCGCGGCGTGCAATGGTACTGGCAGCAGCCCGTTTTCCATGCGGCTTACAGCACACGCATCGCGCAGATGTTGAATGTGACGCTGGTGGACGGCATCGGCGATGCACCGGGCAGTCGGCTCGACATTGCGCCGCAAAGCGCCATCGACGCCACGCTGTACCGACAGCACCGTGTCGTCGAAATGGCTCGCGGCGAGGTCCGCTTCGAAATCGCACATGACGCACAGCGGCCCTTCCAGGTCCACACGCGCTCCGCCCTGATCGAAGTCATCGGCACGGTCTTCACCGTGCGCGACCGCTGCGGGCCCATCACCGTCGGTGTCGAACAAGGGCATGTTCGCATACGGGTCTACCCCCGCGAGGGAGCCGCCCCATCCCCCCGGGAAGTCATCGATCTGCACCGGGGTGAACTTGTCGAAGTGAAGGACGGGCACCCCGGGGCCGTACAGAAGACCGATACCCGGACTCTCTCGGCATGGCGCGAAGGCTGGCTGGTGTTCGACAACATGCCCCTGGGCGAGGCACTGGCGACGGTCAACAGCTACCGCCCCCGCCCGATCGTCAGTGCCAGCGAGCGCGTCGACGCCCTGCGTCTGTCGGGCCGCTTCCGCGCCAACGACTCAGCTGGCCTGGTGGCGGTGCTACCGACGATTCTTCCCGTGACAACTGTCGCCCGCCCGGATGGCAGCGTGGAGCTGCAGGCTCGCTGA